Part of the Zingiber officinale cultivar Zhangliang chromosome 6A, Zo_v1.1, whole genome shotgun sequence genome, AATATTATACTTGTAGATTCTGAGAGCCGTAGAAAACAAAGAGAACTAAGACGCCCCACTTCCGACGGGAAGGATGCCAAATTATCACACTTTTCAATGGTCAATGAACGTAGCATTTCTAGGTGCTGCATTTCATCCCCAGGAAGAGATTGGAGTTGTCTGcattctataatttttaattctATCAAGGATATGAGGTTTCTGATGCAGCCACTTGGAAAAGATGTCATGTCATTTATCTCCGCCGCTTTGAGAAACGAAAGAGAAGTTAGCCTTCCGATGCATGAGAGTATACTCCCACAGCAGTATGATATCTCAAGGTGTTGGATTGTAGGAAGCATCGGCATACTTTTCAATTTCGGACAATGGATAATCTTCACCCGCTGCAGTACAGGGAACAACGCACCGACACCATGAGCCTCTGACCATTTATCTAAATTATCCATCCAAGTCAAGCGGAGTTCTTGAAGGGAAGGAAAGCCTCCGTACCCATGGAACTCAGCACCCATCTGTGTGATGCCATACATAGAGTGTAAGTCGAGCTTCTTAAGAAACTGTAGATTTCCAAACGGAGGAATATGCTCACAAACACGACAGTTTACAAGGCGAACTTCAACCAAATTTGGCAATTGTAACTCCATCAACCATGTTGGAAATTGTCGGCTCCCATAGTGGAATATGGTTAACTTATTTAAGCTCGTGTTTGGACCAAGATCATCCAACATGTCCTTGTCATTACTCTCTGAACGATTAAACTCTATATATACTTCATTAAGATCTTTATTCTTGAAGATTTTTCTACCACCGCAAGAATAATTCTTAAAATCTTTAGAAAATATAACTTCTATTTCTCCATGAAGCTTCAAATCCTCAAGTTCTAAAATTGAGCATGCACCAGTTCTGTCCCCAGCAACAAAGACAGGTAAACTATGAAGATTAATTAGTCGTGACAACCCACAGGGCATGTGTGTCAATCCTAAACCACTTCGGAAAAAACTACCTACGAAACCACGACGCCTGCAAGTAAGATCCCGAAGGCTTTGCATATTCCCCAAATCTTTTGGTAGCTCTCGAAGTTTGTAATTGAAACTGAGATTAAGATACTGTAAATTGGGGAGAAGGGTCATGGAGTTGGGTAGAACTTCAATTTTATTGGTAGATAAGTTGAGGTACCTCAAATGTATCAGATTTCCTATTGATGTTGGCACCTCCCTGATGTCATTGTCACTTAAATCTAACACCCGCAAGAATTTCAGTTCTGAGAAAACAATTTCAAGTGGATTGGCATTCAGAAATAACCCACAACTGCTTAATATAAGGGTACGCAAGTACAACGGCTTCTTGCCTAAGGCCTGAGTAATTTTTGatacatgtggcaaaaggcgaaatcgctcgtccccagcgcccccgccgcacccgacccaaggccatcacgagggaggtaaatcataacatcctgagcgagcatgtggcaggtggggtgagttgcacagggaccggggatttacgccccgactaccccgagtttcgaccccgcgacctcatATGGCAAGCATCCCATCACATAAGTAATTTTTGATACATGTGTCGAGCATAGGTGCAAATGATATGTTCTGTTTCCTATATCTTCCGCGCAAATTGCTTTCCCCCCCCCCGGTCAACGCGCACCCCTCCACTTCCCCCTCTCTCCCCCGCCAAAAAGACGCATGTaacctttgttttgttttttttttttctgatttttttttttaattttttttcggaACTATATAAGTATGATgagagttaatttttttttctgatttttttttaatttttaattaattttattttaaaatttttttattcatagttatatattttaatttttttttaaaatttcatttttaaaattaattttatttttaatttttttcattcatacttatatattttaaattttttatttagtttatatattttaaaatttttatttagtttaaatttttaatcaattttatttattatttttcattaatatttatatatatttttaattttatttaattttatttagttttattttttaattaattttgtttattattttttcattaatacttatatttttttaattttttaaaatttttatttagttttatttttaattaattttatttattatttttttaatttttaaatatttatttaattttatttctttaatcaattatgtttattatttttttatcaaattttttaattttttttattttatataatttttaaattactgcttcctttaaattacattcctaatgtgacacttaaattacccgcatccaactattaacacatatcataatcttctctccctttaaatcatccctccctccaactattgacatataacacatgtcagaaactctcaccctctttaaattacccatcatccaaccattgacacctgtcaaaacactccctccatttaaattcgtcattcttcaaccattgacacctgtcaaaacaccccctccttttaaattacccctcttcaatgcttgacatatgtcagaacctcccctccctttaaattaccccacttctaacccttgacacatgtcaaaatcttttatccctttaaatgacccccttccaacccttgacacatgtcaaaatctctcataacTTTAAATGGTCCCCCTTTCAACACTTGACATatgttaaaatctctcatccctttaaattacccccacttccaactcttgacacatgtcagaacttctcactttctttaaattacccatcattcaatccttgacacatgtcaaaacctcccctccctttaaattacccacccttcaactcttgacacatgtcagaacctccactCCCCTTAAACTACCCACCcttaaactcttgacacatgtcagaacttcccctccccttaaattacccacccttcaacttttgacacgtgtcaaaacatctccctttaaatcctcctctcacacttcatttttagtcactcttcattcaCACCTCCCTTCACTGATATCTCCCTCTCAGCTTCTCCTTCGCTCTTCCTGAaaatatggatgactatttgggcttattttcagatagttggtcaattgagaatgatgttcctagtcaagatatctccaacaacaatcgcgattatacaatcgaatttaccacagatcaggttagttattatcattgttttatgtatattcattatttattttataagtagagaaattatattaagattgataatgtcatacttatgcatctttgttatatttttttatatagatatttaaaagtagagaagatatgataaattgggtaaagacagttggtttgaagaatggtattgtagtggttattaaaaattctgctaatttaaaaggtggcaagctaccaaagtgccatcttatgtgtgaaagaggtggaaagtataaaccgccacgatatctagttgatgggcaatccttaaaaaggaatactgggactaaaaaatgtgaatgcccatttgagctgcgaggtataccaatacctccagatggtgtgatgtggggtttaagggttgtttgtggttttcataatcatcaattagcagaatatattgatggacatgagtacccgagtaggttaaaaccaaaagaaaaagaatttgtgcTTGACATGGCCAATAGCACCGcacctcgtgaaattcttagtattttgaaggaaagagacccatcaaacactacggggatcaaaagcatttataatgctattttcacaaataaatccgctaaacggggtggcctaaattctattcaatatgtcttggaccaattaatcaagaaagaatacctccataaataccgtacaaatccagacaccaacgaaatcacagatattatttgggttcatccaaaaagtctagagctgtctgtcaacttttcatctgtgttgatcattgatgccacatacaagaccaatgagtatcggataccactattggaggttgtgggtatcacatccacaatgcgaacttactcacttatgtttgcatatcttagtaatgagaagacagagcaactgacatgggcattaggtaccttaaagaagtggatggttgaaaagaaggcatcgttgccattggtatttgtttcagatcgggatttgtcgcttattaatgcaattgaaacatgttttcctaatgcacgtcacatcctttgtatttggcacataaaccagTGGGTAATGAAGAAATGTGCTCCTATGCTCGGTCTGGAGTGGCAACATTTTTATGCGTCATggcactcactcattaattcatcgacacaatggtcttatcagcataagtgggatgtcatgcgtaatgagtatcaacgattcgagggtgctctaaattatctttggaatacatggttacacccttacaaagagcggtttgtttcagcatgggttgatacatgtatgcacctcgggagcaattcaaatcaaaggtatagtcatttaatagttttattatttaaattttgttcattattgtagtatttcaattcttttcagtatttaaacacaatgcattttttttattacagggcagaatctgcacatgcgagattgaagttatatttgggagatatcatgtcatccctacagacatcttttgaaaaaatacataagatgttgagaattcagttcggggatattaagaagtcgttcgaaaaatctctgaacattccgcgccatcaacatttacatgatgacattttcagtcaaataaggtgtcggatttcattagaggcaatggagttgatttctggtcagctaaaatgtattgaggaagcatctcaccagctatccggcagatgcaactgttctatcaaaattgtatacggattgccatgtgagcatgatcttgcacattaccattatttttccattccaattccgcttcagagtatcaacgctcattggaggagattgtcgatgcacgcacatcagtttaatgacgagggagcagaacctaacaggacatcccacgttgttgagatattagatgggatggatccatatatgcgagagcatatgataaacaagtttcttgatatgattgatccatctcaaagtacattgcgagctccttcatacaacacagaacatagaggtcgacctacgggtagagatgagcaaagtggacgccgcatatcttctttcggagaagcatccacttcaggatctagggtttctcaaccgattgcaacatctcaagggagaggaagacgtggaagagGGTCAAAGGTTCTcaatactcaaacgacccatgatcactctccagttccacccatCCGTGATACTTATATCGAGAAATTACCGTGCCTCTcagcgttatatttctcacactgcTGATGTTCAACCCgatggtcattgtggattcagAGCAATAGCTgtatggtgaagaaggttggGTTCAAGCACGATTTGAGCATAtaagagattcaacaaaataaggatctatacGATCAACTTTATCCGatccaaatttggtaaccaatctattattctcattgaattatttcgagcagtggaccagaaatatattggatggacgctatgcctttgggaattgtcatcgcatcaaggtacaatctgTACTTCATACATTCGTGAGAATATCGAAGTTGTTTTACTCACtgccattaagaactcctccGGCCCAAACCAAGAGcgagaaatagctattgctcatattggcaatcacttcgtacaagttttcttatatcctcattatcctgtaccacccattccaacttggtggtggcaacattcatcgtatgaagctaaaggatgggtcactcgttacaggacacgcgctcatttgtggtacgaaataataggtgcaccaccaccaaatgcatcgggagcagaatttgaaggcaatattgattaagatttctatttttatatgtttttatgtttttttttgtattattacatgtactcttcatttggaaaaaatatatttgttcctAAGTTATTAATGTATTCATTATTAATTGgtagtattttttttagttttaaatataaactaaaaataaataaaagattataaacatataaaaaaattattgaaaaaaataaaactgaaaaaaatttgataaagaaattgattaaaaaaattaataaaaaattaaaatttaaaaaaatcaattgaaaaatataagtattatgaaaaaaataataaattaaattatttaaaaaataaaaataaataaaatttatataaaattgaaaaataaagtattgataaaaaataataaattaaattaattaaaaaaataaaaactaaataaaatttatataaaattaaaaaataaagtattgataaaaaataataaattaaattaattaaaaaagtaaaattaaataaaattaaaaatataattgtatgaaagttatttttaaataaaattaattaaaaaattaaaataaaatcagaattaaatgaaattaaaaaaaaataaaaaaataaaaagggaggTGGAAGGGGTACATGCGACTTTTGGCTGGGAGAGAGAGGGGAGGTGGGTTGACCGGGGGTACATTTGCAGATACTGATCGTGATAGGTCATGCATCAAATCATGCATCGTGCAGTGTGTTACATGAGGATCATCTTCAAAAGGGCCAAGAGAAAGAATGATCTCAGCACAAGATTATCAAAGATGCGGTTGCCCACTGTTTCAGCATCAAAATTTCTTTCTGAATGTACAAAACCATTTGAAATCCACAGCTTTATCAATTCATCCTTTTGCATCGTATAGTCTTTTGGGAATAAGGAGCCAAATGCAAAACACTTCTTTGACTGTAGAGGGAGAGTGTCATAGCTCCACTTTAGTACAGCTAACACTTTCTGTTCATCTCGAAGCTGCCATATTTCACTCTTTAATACCGACGACCAATAAGTCTTATCTCGAGTGCCACGGAGCATGCTACCAAGAGATATGGCAGCCAAGGGCACACCGCCACATTTCTCAACAATCTGTTTACTAATTTCCATCAACTTTTGATCCACTGCTTGATCTCCAAATGCAAATTGTTGAAATAAGGACAAACAATCATCTTGGGACAACTGTTGTAATTGGTGGGTGGTATTGGATGAGCCCATAATTTTAGAGACCTGTTGGCTACGGGTTGTCACCAAAATTTTACTTCCTCTTGCCCCACATGTTAAAGCTGCTTTCAGTTTACCCCACTCAAATGGATCTTCATTCCATACATCATCCAGCACGAGCAGAAATCTCTTCCCAGATAATGCTGTTTCTAGGTCCTGCATCACTAAATCTATTTCTGAGATCTCAACTGATTTATGAGCAGTCAGTTGTAAAACAGACTTCATTATCTTCGCAGGATCAAATTCAGCTCCGACAACTTTCCACATTCTCAAACTGGCAAAATGGTCTTGCACCCTCGCATCATTGTAAACAATCTGAGCAAGTGTAGTCTTCCCTAGGCCACCCATCCCAACAATGGCAATGACCTTCACTGTGCCATGGTTgctttcatcatcatcatcatcctttgTTAACATGTTGACAATCATATTCTTCTCTGGTTCTCTCCCTATAACAACAAAGCTATTGCGGGAGTGGGTCTCTCTTTGTTCCGACATACGGATACTGCTTTGTGATAAATTTTGAAGAATGGACTTTTGCAGCAAAATAGAATCCAGACTTTCTGTTATAGCTTTTATCATGCCACCTACCCTGCTCTTAAACACAACTTGATTATCAGAAGAGAAGAAATCACTCACCGGCCTTAAAAAAGTTTTTGATCTCTGCTTTTGGAAGACTTTTATATCATAGTAATCCACGACATCCTCGAGATCGTAGGCCAAGTATTTGAGCTTCTCCAACAAGTCCTTCACAGCATCATCGATAGAAGGGCGGGAGTCGATGTCTTGGATCACCTTGTCAATGATCGTGGAcaactccttgagcttctccatctTCCTTTTGATACCAGTCATTGCCTTGAGTTTCTGGTCGAGTTGGAGGAGATCTGCCACCTTCTGGACCATGAAGCGAGATGCAGCAGCTGCCAAAGCTCCTTCCATAGCTCTGGATGAATTAAGGATGCAGAAGTTGTTTGGTGTGGATCTGGCTAACAATAGCTTGGAGGAGAAAAGAGAGACCAATAATTTGCAGGGCGACGACTTTTTCAagtcctttatttatttatttatttatttatttatgaattATTAAAAAGGGTTAGCTCtccaataaaatttctttaaatccACGTCGCAGGCCACAAACTTCCAATTACGTTGCTTAAAATATCTGCAATTAatgtattgttttatttttttaaaaaaaaacatcatgTAATTATTTTAGGTACCATTAGATTTATAAGAgatctatttaaaaaattatatttgagtTTAAAAGGATTAAATAATAGGATCATTATTAGATGTGTAAATAGGGTAGCTTATGACATGACCTAACTTAGTCTTCGTCCGGAGTACAATTCCTAGATTAAGAAcaacggcaatttaccaaaaagCGTACTACAattaatgtatttaccaaaaaaTGCATCACAattttgtatttaccaaaaggcgtaggtAAGTGATGTATATTACCGAATATAACCCTACCGCCAACCAACACCTCTGATCAGTCATCAATTCCCAGGCATCCGAAccacatttttaaaaaacttagatattaaaaaaaaacgatCATTAGGGTACCTCCCTCCTTCGTGACATGCGAGTGGAGCTCGGTCTTGTGAAACCTTAGTTTAGTGTTCTTGAGCCATCAGTTCGAGTTTTTCTCAAGCGTCATCTAGCTAGCATTTCAGTTTAATTAAAAACCAAgagtgttcgtgagccatcagttaaggattctagggtttacattgttggtgcgggtagcactaacggtctaacccaggttttgatgaatgacaaataggttaagttagttgtgttgttatctgacactttgatcaagtgtgcaggaaaagtccagctaggtcgacggaccgatcgGATAGTTAGTACGAAGTCCAGCTGGGTCGACGGGCTGCACGGATAACTGGtatgaagtccagctagatcgacgggccgatcggatgactggtacgaaatctagctaggtcgacgggtcgactggatagctggcatgaagaccagctaggtcgacgagccgaccgaatagctggcagaaaagtccagacaggtcggcgggctgaccggatgtctggcaaaactggtaagttaaggtaagttactggaggagagtgaccaagtgaggacgcatcccgatTGGAGGGACAGTAGACAtcggtctagtttaggtccatttgggatccctaagctgagaccttgactagttcttaATCCTgaaaggacaggaactaattccTACTCTATGTTaatattaaattatcctaatacttgttttgcaaggtggttgggagtgttacgtcacattccgtgcgcccggaagggatccagcgcccggagcagcatataaaagaagccccaggcaggagcttcaagatatctattttctgagaactctgagttcaa contains:
- the LOC121998474 gene encoding putative disease resistance protein RGA3, which codes for MEGALAAAASRFMVQKVADLLQLDQKLKAMTGIKRKMEKLKELSTIIDKVIQDIDSRPSIDDAVKDLLEKLKYLAYDLEDVVDYYDIKVFQKQRSKTFLRPVSDFFSSDNQVVFKSRVGGMIKAITESLDSILLQKSILQNLSQSSIRMSEQRETHSRNSFVVIGREPEKNMIVNMLTKDDDDDESNHGTVKVIAIVGMGGLGKTTLAQIVYNDARVQDHFASLRMWKVVGAEFDPAKIMKSVLQLTAHKSVEISEIDLVMQDLETALSGKRFLLVLDDVWNEDPFEWGKLKAALTCGARGSKILVTTRSQQVSKIMGSSNTTHQLQQLSQDDCLSLFQQFAFGDQAVDQKLMEISKQIVEKCGGVPLAAISLGSMLRGTRDKTYWSSVLKSEIWQLRDEQKVLAVLKWSYDTLPLQSKKCFAFGSLFPKDYTMQKDELIKLWISNGFVHSERNFDAETVGNRIFDNLVLRSFFLLALLKMILM